Proteins encoded together in one candidate division TA06 bacterium window:
- a CDS encoding ferredoxin:glutaredoxin reductase, with protein MSSTDISAEEVDRLYERLNKEAEEGGYHLNPDVEFAKDLIRGILTNEKRYGYWGCPCRLACGRKEEDLDIICPCDYRDTDLSEHGMCYCALYVSEAVEKGEKELTGSIPERRRPAKERKKAKSEHPRKSVSSLPLPVWRCKVCGYLCAREEPPEVCPVCKAKKERFERFM; from the coding sequence ATGAGTAGCACCGATATCAGCGCTGAGGAAGTTGATCGACTGTATGAGCGTCTGAACAAGGAAGCAGAAGAAGGCGGATATCACTTGAATCCTGATGTTGAGTTCGCCAAGGATCTGATTCGAGGAATCCTGACTAATGAAAAAAGATATGGGTACTGGGGATGCCCGTGCAGGCTTGCCTGTGGTCGCAAAGAAGAGGATCTGGATATCATATGTCCCTGTGATTACAGGGATACGGACTTAAGCGAACATGGCATGTGCTACTGCGCGCTTTATGTGTCGGAAGCCGTGGAGAAAGGTGAAAAGGAACTGACAGGGTCGATACCTGAAAGGCGGCGGCCAGCAAAGGAGAGGAAAAAGGCAAAGTCTGAGCACCCACGCAAGAGTGTATCATCGTTGCCTCTGCCTGTATGGAGGTGCAAGGTCTGCGGCTATCTGTGCGCAAGAGAAGAGCCTCCTGAGGTTTGCCCGGTGTGCAAAGCAAAAAAGGAGAGATTCGAAAGGTTTATGTAG
- a CDS encoding glutaredoxin family protein, whose translation MRMTHAKGNKMGKVVLYALSTCGWCRKTKRLLDKMGIEYSYVDVDLLEDKEEDEVMKEIERWNPKCSFPTVVVNNEKCIVGFNEEKIKKAVGYE comes from the coding sequence ATGCGGATGACACATGCCAAGGGCAATAAGATGGGCAAAGTCGTTCTTTACGCTCTGAGTACGTGTGGGTGGTGCAGGAAGACCAAACGGCTACTCGACAAGATGGGCATAGAGTATAGCTATGTGGATGTAGATCTTCTAGAGGACAAAGAAGAGGATGAGGTCATGAAGGAGATCGAGCGATGGAATCCAAAATGCTCATTTCCCACGGTGGTGGTCAATAACGAAAAGTGCATAGTGGGGTTCAATGAAGAGAAGATCAAGAAGGCGGTGGGCTATGAGTAG
- a CDS encoding nitroreductase, which translates to MDVKEAISKRRAYRSLEETKITEELVRDLAECASLSASCFNNQPWRLIFVYDKEMLKKMREALSKGNEWAHYGSMIIAVFSREDLDCNIKDRHYYLFDTGMATAFVILRATELGLVAHPIAGYSQKKAKEILRIPEDMRLIALLIVGKRSDEIRDVLSEKQVEAEGKRPERLPFEKFAFINMYKEE; encoded by the coding sequence ATGGACGTGAAAGAGGCAATAAGCAAAAGAAGAGCATATCGATCTCTTGAAGAGACGAAAATAACTGAGGAACTTGTGAGAGACCTGGCTGAGTGTGCCAGCCTGTCCGCGTCATGCTTCAACAACCAGCCGTGGCGGCTCATTTTTGTTTATGACAAAGAGATGTTGAAAAAGATGCGAGAGGCCTTATCAAAGGGGAATGAATGGGCGCATTATGGGTCCATGATCATCGCTGTGTTCAGCAGAGAAGATCTTGACTGCAACATAAAGGATAGGCATTATTACCTTTTTGACACAGGCATGGCGACGGCCTTCGTCATATTAAGAGCCACAGAACTTGGTCTTGTCGCCCATCCAATTGCAGGGTACAGTCAAAAGAAGGCTAAGGAGATTCTGCGGATCCCGGAAGACATGAGGCTTATTGCTCTTCTCATAGTAGGTAAGCGCTCAGATGAAATTCGTGATGTGCTGTCAGAAAAGCAGGTTGAAGCTGAAGGGAAGAGGCCGGAGCGGTTGCCGTTTGAGAAATTCGCCTTCATAAACATGTACAAGGAGGAATAA
- a CDS encoding redoxin domain-containing protein has translation MMYSHFWWEAGRVKVLRRRDRSQPVFLRAWAETLGIKNTRLLCDFWPHGEVAGLYSIFREKEGFSERANIIIDETQKVVFFKVYEIRVLPDIHEIVDFLKSMNRT, from the coding sequence ATGATGTATTCACATTTCTGGTGGGAGGCAGGGCGGGTGAAGGTATTAAGAAGACGGGATCGGTCGCAGCCCGTTTTTTTGCGAGCATGGGCCGAAACCCTTGGCATAAAGAACACGCGTCTTCTCTGTGATTTCTGGCCGCACGGGGAGGTCGCAGGACTATACAGCATATTCAGAGAAAAAGAGGGCTTTTCTGAGAGAGCGAACATAATAATTGACGAGACCCAGAAAGTTGTATTCTTCAAGGTCTATGAGATAAGGGTCCTGCCCGACATACATGAAATAGTCGACTTCCTGAAGAGCATGAACAGGACGTGA
- a CDS encoding DUF302 domain-containing protein has protein sequence MSYHFSKKLNLSFEEVVARVTEELKKEGFGILTQIDVKETLKKKLNADFRKYIILGACNPPFAYKALQLEDKIGLMLPCNVIVQERGEGAVEVSAVDPVASMQAVDNQKLREVAREVREKLKVIVNRL, from the coding sequence ATGAGTTACCACTTCAGTAAGAAGCTGAACCTCTCTTTTGAGGAAGTTGTTGCCCGGGTGACCGAGGAGCTGAAGAAAGAAGGGTTCGGCATTCTGACCCAAATAGACGTGAAAGAAACGCTCAAGAAAAAGCTGAACGCGGATTTTAGGAAGTACATCATTCTGGGAGCATGTAATCCTCCCTTTGCCTACAAGGCTCTGCAACTAGAGGACAAGATAGGTCTGATGCTGCCCTGCAATGTTATCGTGCAAGAGAGGGGTGAGGGAGCTGTGGAAGTATCGGCAGTGGATCCTGTCGCATCCATGCAAGCTGTTGACAACCAGAAGCTGCGCGAGGTGGCGAGGGAGGTAAGGGAAAAACTGAAGGTGATAGTTAACAGGCTGTAA
- a CDS encoding High molecular weight rubredoxin: MDLKALFDLSYGLYVVCSHSDEKLNGQIANAVFQVTAEPPRLAVSISKNNLTHEYISNSGVFSISVLDVSTPMEFIGLFGFRSGRDVDKLSQVGYEKGTTGCPCVMDNALSMIEARMIGQLDAGSHTIFLGEVVSARVLQGGTPLTYADYHQIKKGKAPKNAPTYRGGVEEKEEKPEGAGTGMKKFVCDVCGYVYDPAQGDPEHGVAAGTAFEDLPDDWVCPVCGAGKGQFSPQD; the protein is encoded by the coding sequence ATAGATCTCAAGGCGTTGTTCGACCTGAGCTACGGCCTTTATGTGGTCTGCTCCCACTCGGATGAAAAGCTGAATGGTCAAATCGCCAACGCTGTGTTTCAGGTCACTGCAGAGCCTCCACGACTAGCAGTCAGCATCTCCAAAAACAACCTCACGCACGAATACATTTCAAATAGTGGTGTCTTCAGCATTTCCGTGCTCGACGTGTCAACACCAATGGAATTCATCGGACTCTTTGGTTTCAGATCAGGCAGGGATGTTGACAAGCTCTCCCAGGTTGGATACGAAAAGGGGACCACAGGGTGTCCCTGTGTCATGGACAATGCGCTTTCTATGATAGAAGCGAGGATGATTGGTCAGCTTGATGCAGGCTCGCACACGATATTCCTAGGGGAAGTGGTGAGCGCTCGAGTACTGCAAGGGGGTACTCCACTCACCTATGCCGACTATCACCAAATAAAGAAGGGCAAGGCTCCTAAGAATGCACCCACATACAGAGGCGGGGTTGAGGAAAAGGAAGAGAAACCTGAAGGAGCGGGTACAGGTATGAAGAAGTTTGTCTGTGATGTGTGTGGCTATGTTTACGACCCGGCTCAGGGAGACCCTGAACACGGAGTGGCTGCGGGCACAGCGTTTGAAGATCTCCCGGACGATTGGGTCTGTCCGGTCTGCGGGGCCGGAAAGGGCCAGTTCTCGCCGCAGGATTAG